A window of Roseovarius sp. THAF27 contains these coding sequences:
- a CDS encoding SDR family NAD(P)-dependent oxidoreductase, translating into MTLTGKHALVTGGGTGIGLAIARALQDNGADVTITGRRPEVLEKAASGHGLHPQPMDVRDEASVVEGIAASVAARGPIQICVPNAGIAEGRSLSKTDTDFWHRTMATNLDGAFWTIRSAMASMKTTDWGRVVAISSIAGLRGLKGAAAYSASKHGLIGLIRALSEDYMGSPFTFNAVCPGYVDTDIITRNVDAISARAGVDADTARSMMVDANRHKRLIAPDEVAAAVAWLCGPGSESVNGQTIEIAGGQV; encoded by the coding sequence ATGACACTGACAGGAAAACACGCACTGGTCACCGGCGGCGGCACCGGCATCGGTCTGGCCATCGCCCGCGCGCTGCAAGACAACGGCGCCGACGTCACCATCACCGGCCGCCGCCCCGAGGTTCTGGAAAAGGCCGCCAGCGGCCACGGCCTGCACCCGCAACCGATGGACGTGCGCGACGAGGCCAGCGTGGTCGAAGGCATCGCCGCCTCCGTCGCCGCACGCGGCCCGATCCAGATCTGCGTGCCCAATGCCGGCATCGCCGAGGGCCGCAGCCTGTCGAAGACCGATACCGATTTCTGGCACCGCACCATGGCCACCAACCTCGACGGTGCGTTCTGGACCATCCGCAGCGCGATGGCCTCCATGAAAACCACCGACTGGGGGCGCGTGGTGGCGATCTCCTCCATCGCGGGGCTCAGGGGCCTCAAGGGCGCCGCCGCCTACTCTGCCTCCAAGCACGGGCTGATCGGCCTCATCCGCGCCCTTTCCGAGGATTACATGGGCAGCCCCTTCACCTTCAACGCGGTCTGCCCGGGCTATGTCGACACCGACATCATCACCCGCAATGTCGATGCCATCAGCGCCCGCGCCGGGGTCGACGCCGACACCGCCCGTTCCATGATGGTCGACGCCAACCGCCACAAGCGCCTGATCGCCCCCGACGAGGTCGCCGCCGCCGTCGCGTGGCTCTGCGGTCCGGGATCCGAAAGCGTCAACGGCCAGACCATCGAAATCGCCGGCGGCCAAGTCTGA
- a CDS encoding Re/Si-specific NAD(P)(+) transhydrogenase subunit alpha: MKIGTPKEVMEGEARVAMTPDSALQLQKLGHDCAIEAGAGEAAGFSDADYKEAGVEIIKSAAALWKASDIVVKVRVPTDTEVKRLTKGQTLISFFNPGGNEEQMKIAAEKGATVIAMESVPRISRAQKMDALSSMANIAGYRAVIEAGSNFGRFFTGQVTAAGKVPPAKVLVVGAGVAGLAAIGTSTSLGAITYAFDVRPEVAEQIESMGAEFVFLDFEEEQKDGSSTGGYAAPSSPEFQEKQLEKFRELAPDIDIVITTALIPNRPAPVLWTKDMVEMMKPGSVIVDLAAERGGNCELTEKDKKIVTDNKVTIVGYTDFPSRMATQSSTLYATNIRHMMTDLTPEKDGKVDHNMEDDVIRGATVTHKGEVTYPPPPPKVSAIAAAPKKEKPKELTPEEKKAQEVAAFKKQTMNQVGLLGVGAFLVLLVGTVAPASFMQHFIVFVLSVFIGFQVIWGVAHSLHTPLMAVTNAISSIIILGALTQIGSTSYLITLLAGLGIFMAAINIFGGFLVTRRMLAMFQKS; encoded by the coding sequence TTGAAGATCGGAACACCAAAAGAGGTGATGGAAGGCGAAGCGCGGGTGGCGATGACGCCGGACTCGGCGCTGCAACTTCAGAAGCTGGGCCATGATTGTGCCATCGAGGCCGGAGCGGGCGAGGCCGCCGGTTTTTCGGATGCCGATTACAAGGAGGCCGGTGTCGAGATCATCAAGTCGGCCGCGGCGCTGTGGAAGGCCAGCGACATCGTCGTCAAGGTGCGCGTGCCCACCGACACCGAGGTCAAGCGCCTGACCAAGGGCCAGACCCTTATTTCCTTCTTCAACCCCGGTGGCAACGAAGAGCAGATGAAGATCGCCGCCGAGAAGGGCGCGACCGTCATCGCGATGGAATCGGTGCCGCGGATCAGCCGCGCGCAGAAGATGGACGCGTTGTCGTCCATGGCCAATATCGCCGGCTATCGCGCGGTGATCGAGGCGGGCAGCAATTTCGGCCGTTTCTTCACCGGGCAGGTCACTGCTGCGGGCAAGGTGCCGCCGGCCAAGGTGCTGGTGGTCGGTGCCGGTGTGGCGGGGCTTGCCGCGATCGGCACCTCGACCAGCCTGGGCGCGATCACATACGCCTTCGACGTGCGGCCCGAAGTGGCCGAGCAGATCGAATCGATGGGGGCCGAGTTCGTGTTCCTCGATTTCGAGGAGGAGCAGAAGGACGGGTCGTCGACCGGCGGCTATGCCGCGCCCTCGAGCCCCGAGTTCCAGGAAAAGCAGCTTGAGAAATTCCGCGAGCTGGCGCCGGACATCGACATCGTCATCACCACGGCCCTGATCCCGAACCGGCCCGCGCCGGTGCTGTGGACCAAGGACATGGTCGAGATGATGAAGCCGGGGTCGGTGATCGTGGACCTGGCCGCCGAGCGCGGCGGCAACTGCGAGTTGACCGAGAAGGACAAGAAGATCGTCACCGACAACAAGGTGACCATCGTGGGCTATACCGACTTTCCCAGCCGGATGGCGACGCAATCCTCGACGCTTTATGCCACCAACATCCGTCACATGATGACCGACCTGACGCCCGAAAAGGACGGCAAGGTCGATCACAACATGGAAGACGACGTGATCCGGGGCGCGACGGTCACCCACAAGGGCGAGGTCACCTATCCGCCGCCACCGCCCAAGGTGTCGGCCATCGCCGCGGCCCCGAAGAAGGAAAAGCCCAAGGAACTGACGCCGGAAGAGAAGAAGGCGCAGGAAGTGGCGGCCTTCAAGAAGCAGACGATGAACCAGGTGGGCCTGCTGGGCGTTGGCGCGTTCCTGGTGCTGCTGGTCGGCACCGTGGCGCCGGCGAGCTTCATGCAGCATTTCATCGTCTTCGTGTTGTCGGTCTTCATCGGGTTCCAGGTGATCTGGGGCGTGGCGCACAGCCTGCACACGCCGCTGATGGCGGTGACGAACGCGATCTCCTCGATCATCATCCTGGGGGCGCTGACACAGATCGGCTCGACCTCCTACCTCATCACGCTGCTGGCCGGTCTCGGCATCTTCATGGCGGCGATCAACATTTTCGGCGGCTTCCTGGTGACACGGCGCATGCTCGCCATGTTCCAGAAATCGTAA
- a CDS encoding MmcQ/YjbR family DNA-binding protein → MPRDAFMTFCAALPATSHVVQWGNADVWKVGGKVFAIAGWNQGRVAYTFKASDIAFDVLRDQPGIRPAPYLASRGMKWLQVHADPGLSDDSLRDHLRASYDMVVAGLTKKKRAELGL, encoded by the coding sequence CTGCCCCGCGACGCGTTCATGACCTTCTGCGCGGCGCTGCCCGCCACCAGCCATGTCGTGCAATGGGGCAACGCGGATGTCTGGAAGGTCGGCGGCAAGGTCTTTGCCATCGCCGGCTGGAACCAGGGGCGCGTCGCCTACACGTTCAAGGCCTCCGACATCGCCTTTGACGTGCTCCGGGACCAGCCCGGCATCCGCCCGGCCCCCTATCTCGCCTCCCGCGGCATGAAATGGCTCCAGGTGCATGCCGACCCGGGCCTCTCCGACGACAGCCTGAGGGACCATCTTAGGGCCTCCTACGACATGGTCGTGGCCGGCCTGACCAAAAAGAAGCGGGCCGAGCTGGGTCTCTGA
- a CDS encoding 6,7-dimethyl-8-ribityllumazine synthase — MAGTEYTLPRATFDKPVKLLIVVAPFYRDIADMMIEGARAEIEASGATYDLIEVPGALEIPTSIGIAERLSNFDGYVALGCVIRGATTHYETVCNDSSRGITLLGLQGLCIGNGILTVENRDQAVERADPEQMNKGAGAAAAALHLIALTRKWGTRKGVGFMPDAEEYRLAGTPKDTPTA, encoded by the coding sequence ATGGCCGGAACCGAATACACCCTGCCCCGCGCCACGTTCGACAAGCCCGTGAAACTGCTGATCGTCGTGGCCCCCTTCTACCGCGACATCGCCGACATGATGATCGAAGGCGCCCGCGCCGAGATCGAAGCCTCCGGCGCGACCTACGACCTCATCGAAGTCCCCGGCGCGCTGGAAATCCCCACCTCCATCGGCATTGCCGAGCGCCTGTCGAACTTCGACGGCTACGTGGCGCTTGGCTGCGTCATCCGCGGTGCCACCACCCATTACGAGACGGTCTGCAACGATTCCAGCCGCGGCATCACCCTTCTGGGCCTTCAGGGCCTCTGCATCGGCAACGGCATCCTTACGGTCGAAAACCGCGATCAGGCCGTGGAACGCGCCGACCCCGAGCAGATGAACAAGGGCGCAGGCGCCGCCGCCGCCGCCCTGCACCTCATTGCGCTCACCCGCAAATGGGGCACCCGCAAGGGCGTCGGCTTCATGCCGGACGCGGAAGAATACAGGCTCGCAGGCACGCCCAAGGATACGCCCACCGCATGA
- a CDS encoding isoprenylcysteine carboxylmethyltransferase family protein: MKWIDIPPVWLAGAAALAWVQASHYPAALSFGGAWADFAGGLLVGAGLVLMALALIELRRHRTTPIPHLEAERLVTSGIYKRSRNPIYLGDALILAGLILRWDAVLSLPLVPIFLWVIERRFILPEEDRLRRKFRMNFAQYCHKTRRWV; encoded by the coding sequence CTGAAATGGATCGACATACCGCCCGTGTGGCTGGCCGGGGCGGCGGCGCTGGCGTGGGTGCAGGCGTCGCACTATCCGGCAGCGCTGAGCTTTGGCGGGGCCTGGGCGGATTTCGCGGGCGGGCTGCTGGTGGGAGCGGGGCTGGTGCTGATGGCGCTGGCGCTGATCGAGCTGAGGCGCCACCGGACCACGCCGATTCCGCATCTGGAGGCAGAGCGGCTGGTGACCTCGGGTATCTACAAGCGCAGCCGCAACCCGATCTACCTGGGCGACGCGCTGATCCTTGCGGGGCTGATCCTGCGCTGGGACGCGGTGCTGAGCCTGCCGCTGGTACCGATTTTCCTCTGGGTGATCGAGCGGCGCTTCATCCTGCCCGAGGAGGACCGACTGCGACGAAAGTTTCGAATGAATTTCGCGCAATACTGTCATAAGACCCGACGTTGGGTTTGA
- the nusB gene encoding transcription antitermination factor NusB: protein MTELSGNQKRKMRSAARLYAVQALFQMEHSSQSYETIIREFLDFRFGQEVEEGIDMADGDIDLFRKLVEQAVNWQSKIDQMTDRALVAKWPIARIDPTLRAVFRAAGAEFLEGEAPVKVVISEFVDVAKSFYPEGKEGSFVNAVLDHMAREAKPEAF from the coding sequence ATGACCGAACTCTCCGGCAACCAGAAACGCAAGATGCGCTCCGCCGCGCGGCTCTACGCCGTGCAGGCGCTCTTTCAGATGGAACATTCCAGCCAGTCCTACGAGACGATCATCCGCGAGTTCCTCGATTTCCGCTTCGGCCAGGAAGTCGAAGAGGGTATCGACATGGCCGACGGCGATATCGACCTCTTCCGCAAGCTGGTCGAACAGGCGGTGAACTGGCAATCGAAGATCGACCAGATGACCGACCGCGCGCTGGTGGCCAAGTGGCCCATCGCCCGCATCGACCCCACCTTGCGGGCCGTCTTCCGCGCCGCCGGGGCCGAATTCCTCGAAGGCGAAGCGCCGGTCAAGGTCGTGATCAGCGAATTCGTCGATGTCGCCAAGAGCTTCTATCCCGAGGGCAAGGAAGGCAGCTTCGTCAACGCCGTGCTCGACCACATGGCCCGCGAGGCGAAACCCGAGGCGTTCTGA
- a CDS encoding NAD(P)(+) transhydrogenase (Re/Si-specific) subunit beta produces MDFGFTIAAYAVAAVLFILSLGGLSGQESAKRAVWYGIAGMAIAVLATLIGPGAGLWLVSLIMIAGGAVVGYQLATKVQMTQMPELVAIMHSLVGLAAVFVGFNADIELGRVAAQFADAGLPFPRPEEVTAEGVAFAKQFTGFAAIVAKKTAVEVSILKVELVLGIWIGAVTFTGSVIAYGKLAGKVDSAATKLPGGHILNAAAAALSLVLAIMYLSGSGSWTLVVLTLLALFIGYHLIMGIGGADMPVVVSMLNSYSGWAAAAIGFSLGNDLLIVVGALVGSSGAILSYIMCKAMNRSFVSVILGGFGGSSGPAAEVEGEQVPIDADGVANALNEADSVIIVPGYGMAVAQAQQAVSELTNKLRAQGKEVRFAIHPVAGRLPGHMNVLLAEAKVPYDIVLEMEEINDDFPDTDVVIVIGSNDIVNPAAQDDPNSPIAGMPVLEVWKAKNVFVSKRGQGTGYSGIENPLFFKDNTRMFYGDAKDSVTALLSKIG; encoded by the coding sequence ATGGATTTCGGATTTACCATTGCGGCCTATGCGGTCGCGGCAGTTCTCTTCATCCTCAGCCTGGGTGGTCTGTCGGGGCAGGAAAGCGCGAAACGCGCGGTGTGGTACGGCATTGCCGGCATGGCGATTGCGGTTCTGGCGACGCTGATCGGCCCCGGTGCGGGCCTCTGGCTGGTGTCACTGATCATGATCGCGGGCGGCGCGGTGGTGGGCTATCAGCTGGCCACCAAGGTGCAGATGACGCAGATGCCCGAGCTGGTGGCGATCATGCACTCGCTCGTCGGTCTGGCCGCGGTCTTCGTGGGCTTCAACGCGGATATCGAGCTGGGGCGCGTGGCGGCGCAGTTCGCCGATGCGGGCCTGCCCTTCCCGCGGCCCGAGGAAGTGACGGCGGAAGGCGTGGCCTTTGCCAAGCAGTTCACCGGATTCGCCGCGATCGTCGCCAAGAAGACGGCGGTGGAAGTGTCGATCCTCAAGGTCGAGCTGGTGCTGGGCATCTGGATCGGTGCGGTGACCTTCACCGGGTCGGTGATTGCCTATGGCAAGCTGGCGGGCAAGGTCGACTCGGCCGCCACGAAGCTGCCGGGCGGGCATATCCTGAACGCGGCGGCGGCAGCCTTGTCGCTGGTGCTGGCGATCATGTACCTGAGCGGGTCGGGCAGCTGGACGCTGGTCGTTCTGACGCTGCTGGCGCTTTTCATCGGCTATCACCTGATCATGGGGATCGGCGGTGCGGACATGCCCGTGGTGGTCTCGATGCTGAACAGCTATTCCGGCTGGGCGGCGGCGGCCATCGGCTTCAGCCTCGGCAATGACCTCTTGATCGTTGTGGGTGCGCTTGTGGGCTCGTCGGGTGCGATCCTGAGCTACATCATGTGCAAGGCCATGAACCGGTCCTTTGTCAGCGTGATTCTGGGCGGCTTTGGCGGGTCCAGCGGTCCGGCGGCGGAAGTCGAGGGCGAGCAGGTGCCGATCGACGCCGACGGCGTGGCCAATGCCCTGAACGAAGCCGACAGCGTTATCATCGTGCCGGGCTACGGAATGGCGGTGGCGCAGGCACAGCAGGCGGTCAGCGAGCTGACCAACAAGCTGCGGGCTCAAGGCAAGGAAGTGCGGTTCGCGATTCACCCCGTCGCGGGGCGTCTGCCGGGGCACATGAACGTGCTGCTGGCAGAGGCCAAGGTGCCGTATGACATCGTGCTGGAGATGGAGGAGATCAACGACGATTTCCCCGATACGGACGTGGTGATCGTGATCGGCTCGAACGACATCGTGAACCCCGCCGCGCAGGACGATCCCAACAGCCCCATCGCCGGGATGCCGGTGCTGGAGGTCTGGAAGGCCAAGAACGTGTTCGTGTCCAAGCGCGGGCAGGGCACGGGGTATTCCGGCATCGAGAACCCGCTGTTCTTCAAGGACAACACGCGGATGTTCTATGGCGATGCCAAGGACAGCGTGACGGCGCTGTTGTCGAAGATCGGGTAA
- the ribB gene encoding 3,4-dihydroxy-2-butanone-4-phosphate synthase has protein sequence MSETQAFEKPGPVEAELRSAISPTEEIIAEARAGRIFILVDHEDRENEGDLVIPAEFATPEVINFMATHGKGLICLPMTSERIDRLGLPMMAVNNSSRHETAFTVSIEAREGVSTGISAADRALTISTAINEQNTQAHIATPGHVFPLRARNGGVLVRAGHTEAAVDISRLAGLNPSGVICEIMKDDGTMARLPDLVDFAKTHGMKIGTISDLIAYRHKHDNLVREVRRETVTSSHGGEWEMRIFADQITDTEHVVLSKGDITDGKPVLARTHALNALEDVLGIGLDAKSDGPTGKLPRAMNIIAREGRGAVFLFRQPRPSLASEMEEDDTPRTIKQTGLGAQIMSTMGLHELILVTDSPKTRYLGLDAYGISIVGTHPLSEG, from the coding sequence ATGTCCGAAACCCAAGCTTTCGAAAAACCCGGTCCCGTCGAGGCCGAACTGCGCTCCGCGATCTCTCCCACCGAGGAAATCATCGCCGAGGCGCGGGCCGGCCGCATATTCATCCTCGTCGACCACGAAGACCGAGAAAACGAGGGCGACCTGGTGATCCCCGCCGAATTCGCCACGCCAGAGGTGATCAACTTCATGGCCACCCACGGCAAGGGTCTCATCTGCTTGCCCATGACATCCGAGCGCATCGACCGCCTTGGCTTGCCCATGATGGCCGTGAACAACTCGTCACGCCATGAGACCGCCTTCACCGTCAGCATCGAGGCCCGCGAGGGCGTCAGCACCGGCATCTCGGCCGCCGACCGTGCGCTGACCATCTCGACCGCGATCAACGAACAGAACACCCAGGCGCATATCGCCACGCCGGGCCACGTCTTTCCCCTGCGCGCCCGCAACGGGGGCGTGCTGGTGCGTGCCGGCCACACCGAGGCCGCCGTGGACATCTCGCGCCTCGCCGGTCTCAACCCCTCCGGCGTGATCTGCGAGATCATGAAGGACGACGGCACCATGGCACGCCTGCCCGACCTGGTGGACTTCGCCAAGACTCACGGCATGAAGATCGGCACCATCTCCGACCTCATCGCCTATCGCCACAAGCACGACAACCTCGTGCGCGAGGTCCGGCGCGAGACCGTCACCTCGTCCCATGGCGGCGAGTGGGAGATGCGCATCTTCGCCGACCAGATCACCGATACCGAACACGTGGTGCTGTCCAAGGGCGACATCACCGACGGCAAGCCCGTGCTGGCCCGCACCCACGCCCTCAACGCGCTCGAGGATGTGCTCGGCATCGGCCTTGATGCCAAATCCGACGGCCCCACCGGCAAACTGCCCCGCGCCATGAACATCATCGCCCGCGAAGGCCGCGGTGCCGTGTTCCTCTTCCGCCAGCCCCGGCCCAGCCTCGCCTCGGAAATGGAAGAGGACGACACGCCCCGGACAATCAAGCAGACGGGCCTCGGCGCTCAGATCATGTCGACGATGGGCCTGCACGAACTGATCCTCGTCACCGACAGCCCCAAGACCCGCTATCTCGGGCTTGACGCCTATGGCATCAGCATCGTCGGCACGCACCCTCTCAGCGAAGGATAA
- a CDS encoding HlyD family secretion protein, which translates to MIELLLTSFPVIIRYFQLKWRGEALSVWNMKTAVVMWAVMAFALFLVIFYFHPKSYSGLVPFRTVSVVAQTSGPVTGVNVVNGQRVAAGDVLFRIEDASQKAAVAEAEAQFEQIAASETKAQDALRVAESQVRQVEANLAKLSVDLQNAQTLVERNVGREDDVRTAQAALDAAQAELAAAQAQLDAATSDLEEGIPAQRRAAETRLESAKVALERTVVRSFAAGTVTQLAMSEGSPASTLILSPAMVIIPERSADTPVRIVAGFSQVAMANLHEGMPAEIACDANANLSFRNAVLPARVVAIQPAIATGQVTPGAKLLDPNSVRQRGSVLVYMELVHPEHEEIVLDGSGCIVQTYRTDLPGMGGHLVAATGVVKAAGLRLKVWGSIISGVGLAGGGGH; encoded by the coding sequence ATGATTGAGCTTCTTCTGACATCGTTTCCGGTGATCATCCGGTATTTCCAGCTGAAGTGGCGGGGCGAGGCGCTGAGCGTGTGGAACATGAAGACGGCGGTGGTGATGTGGGCCGTCATGGCCTTTGCGCTGTTCCTGGTGATCTTCTATTTCCATCCCAAGAGCTATTCCGGGCTGGTGCCATTCCGCACCGTGTCGGTCGTGGCCCAGACCAGCGGGCCGGTGACAGGGGTGAACGTGGTGAACGGGCAGCGGGTCGCGGCGGGCGACGTGCTGTTCCGGATCGAAGACGCGTCGCAGAAGGCCGCCGTGGCCGAGGCCGAGGCGCAGTTCGAACAGATCGCGGCGTCCGAGACCAAAGCGCAGGATGCGCTGCGGGTTGCGGAATCGCAGGTGCGCCAGGTCGAGGCGAACCTGGCCAAGCTTTCGGTGGACTTGCAGAATGCGCAGACCCTGGTGGAGCGCAACGTTGGGCGCGAGGACGACGTGCGCACGGCGCAGGCGGCGCTGGACGCAGCGCAGGCCGAGTTGGCGGCGGCGCAGGCGCAACTGGACGCGGCCACCTCGGACCTGGAAGAGGGTATCCCGGCGCAGCGGCGCGCGGCGGAGACCAGGCTGGAAAGCGCCAAGGTGGCACTGGAGCGCACCGTGGTGCGCAGCTTTGCCGCCGGTACGGTCACGCAGCTGGCGATGAGCGAGGGCAGCCCGGCCTCGACCCTGATCCTGAGCCCGGCGATGGTGATCATCCCGGAACGGAGCGCGGACACGCCGGTGCGGATCGTGGCCGGGTTCTCGCAGGTGGCGATGGCCAACCTGCACGAGGGGATGCCGGCCGAGATCGCCTGTGACGCCAATGCCAACCTGTCGTTCCGCAACGCGGTCCTGCCGGCGCGGGTGGTGGCGATTCAACCGGCCATCGCGACCGGGCAGGTGACGCCGGGAGCGAAGCTGCTAGATCCCAACAGCGTGCGGCAGCGCGGGTCGGTTCTGGTCTACATGGAACTGGTCCATCCCGAGCACGAGGAGATCGTCCTGGATGGGTCGGGTTGCATCGTTCAGACCTACCGCACCGACCTGCCGGGAATGGGCGGGCACCTGGTGGCCGCGACGGGCGTCGTGAAGGCGGCGGGGCTGCGGCTGAAGGTCTGGGGGTCGATCATCTCGGGCGTGGGGCTGGCCGGGGGCGGCGGGCACTGA
- a CDS encoding MFS transporter, which yields MFQAFAGIWALLIGIVLIMLGNGMHFTLIGLRGDIEGFSSGELAVVTSGYFVGFLLGARYAPRLIRRVGHVRVFAALGSFMSAGLIAFPLLAEPWAWTCLRILIGFAMSGIYVTAESWLNNAATNETRGKVLSAYMIAQTLGIIGAQGLLNLGETAGASLFIGASILVSVSFAPILLSVTPVPAAEVIRAMPLRELFTGSPLGTVGIFLLGSLYATQSGMGAVYGAQIGMGKGEIALFIAMLFGGALVLQYPIGWLSDRIDRRKVIFGAAALGAAFCLLGWAMGGTFWPLMAAAFLTGGVTTPLYSLLLAYTNDFLPVEDMAAASGGLVLTFGIGAILGPLAAGWVMDVSGPAAFWLVLAAAFAAIAAYAAYRMTKRAATPVDETESYLGVLPASSAFVVEAAGTWSAEQGEDDADA from the coding sequence ATGTTTCAGGCTTTTGCGGGGATCTGGGCGCTGCTGATCGGGATCGTGCTGATCATGCTGGGCAACGGGATGCATTTCACGCTGATCGGTCTGCGCGGGGATATCGAGGGGTTTTCCTCGGGCGAACTGGCGGTGGTGACATCGGGCTATTTCGTGGGCTTTCTGCTGGGCGCGCGCTATGCGCCGCGGCTGATCCGGCGGGTCGGGCACGTGCGGGTCTTCGCCGCCCTGGGCAGCTTCATGTCGGCGGGGCTCATTGCCTTTCCGCTGCTGGCCGAGCCCTGGGCCTGGACCTGCCTGCGGATCCTGATCGGGTTTGCCATGTCGGGCATTTACGTGACTGCGGAAAGCTGGCTGAACAACGCGGCGACGAACGAGACGCGGGGCAAGGTTCTGTCGGCCTACATGATCGCGCAGACGCTGGGCATCATCGGGGCGCAGGGGCTGTTGAACCTGGGCGAGACGGCGGGGGCGTCGCTGTTCATCGGGGCGTCGATCCTGGTGTCGGTGTCCTTTGCGCCGATCCTGCTGTCGGTGACGCCGGTACCGGCGGCGGAGGTGATCCGTGCGATGCCGTTGCGGGAGCTCTTCACCGGCTCGCCGCTGGGCACGGTGGGGATCTTCCTGCTGGGCAGTCTTTATGCGACTCAGTCCGGGATGGGCGCGGTTTACGGCGCGCAGATCGGCATGGGAAAGGGCGAGATCGCGCTGTTCATCGCGATGCTGTTCGGGGGCGCGTTGGTGCTGCAATACCCCATCGGCTGGCTGTCGGACCGGATCGACCGGCGCAAGGTGATCTTCGGTGCGGCGGCGCTGGGGGCTGCGTTCTGCCTGCTGGGCTGGGCCATGGGCGGGACGTTCTGGCCGCTGATGGCGGCGGCCTTCCTGACCGGGGGCGTGACGACGCCGCTGTATTCGCTGCTCTTGGCCTATACCAACGATTTCCTGCCGGTTGAGGACATGGCGGCGGCGTCGGGCGGGCTGGTGCTGACCTTCGGGATCGGGGCCATCCTGGGCCCGCTGGCGGCGGGCTGGGTGATGGACGTATCAGGGCCGGCGGCGTTCTGGCTGGTGCTGGCGGCGGCGTTCGCGGCGATTGCGGCCTATGCCGCCTACCGGATGACGAAACGGGCCGCGACGCCGGTGGACGAGACCGAGAGCTACCTGGGCGTGCTGCCGGCCTCGTCGGCCTTCGTGGTCGAGGCGGCGGGCACGTGGTCGGCGGAGCAGGGGGAAGACGACGCCGACGCCTGA
- a CDS encoding DUF3422 family protein, with protein sequence MPPIEDHPLRYELSNELHARPFPNLSAPATGVFLAIKRVEGAAARDRGDDLAHLTALLDRYGAVHPKPGASHYSGDIGKHHLKWERHTEFVTYTAFRDGVSDRPFDPAEFEVFPGDWLSEAPGHRMTSAMVRIETQKDEDTVRRNIHDWFVADSVAVARVLDDSAIIAGDFRIDPAGHLRFMVNASADIGTRRMGRVVQRLFEIETYKTMSMLGFARVGEMRPDMGALEERLTHLISNMPGGSVAAEDTLDDLLEISAKLEGMVARSSYRFGATSAYEQIVKQRITVLREERFNGRQTFGEFMMRRYDPAMRTVLSTKERLDAMSDRAMRAGELLRTRVDVERSAQNQDLLESMNKRADLQLRLQRTVEGLSVVAISYYAVSLAGYLLYPLTEPTGMSKEMLTAIVALPVVAAVWWMIKRVRDKLD encoded by the coding sequence ATGCCGCCCATTGAAGATCATCCGCTGCGATACGAGCTGTCGAACGAGCTGCACGCGCGGCCCTTTCCCAACCTGAGCGCACCGGCGACCGGAGTCTTCCTGGCGATCAAGCGGGTCGAGGGGGCGGCGGCGCGGGACCGGGGCGATGACCTGGCGCATCTGACGGCGCTACTGGACCGCTATGGCGCGGTGCATCCCAAGCCGGGTGCCTCGCATTATTCCGGCGATATCGGCAAGCACCATCTGAAATGGGAGCGGCACACCGAGTTCGTCACCTATACCGCGTTCCGTGACGGGGTCAGCGACCGGCCCTTCGATCCGGCGGAGTTCGAGGTCTTTCCGGGCGACTGGCTGAGCGAGGCGCCGGGGCACCGGATGACCTCGGCCATGGTTCGGATCGAGACGCAGAAGGACGAGGACACGGTGCGCCGGAACATCCACGACTGGTTCGTGGCCGACAGCGTGGCCGTGGCACGGGTGCTGGACGACAGCGCCATCATCGCGGGCGATTTCCGCATCGACCCGGCGGGGCATCTGCGGTTCATGGTCAATGCGTCGGCCGATATCGGCACGCGGCGCATGGGGCGCGTGGTGCAGCGCCTGTTCGAGATCGAGACCTACAAGACCATGTCGATGCTGGGCTTTGCCAGGGTGGGCGAGATGCGGCCCGACATGGGCGCGCTGGAAGAGCGGCTGACGCATCTGATCAGCAACATGCCGGGCGGGTCGGTGGCCGCGGAGGACACGCTGGACGATCTGCTGGAGATCTCGGCCAAGCTGGAGGGGATGGTGGCGCGGTCGTCCTATCGCTTTGGCGCCACTTCGGCCTATGAGCAGATCGTGAAGCAGCGGATCACGGTGCTGCGCGAGGAGCGGTTCAACGGGCGGCAGACCTTTGGTGAATTCATGATGCGCCGCTATGATCCGGCGATGCGCACGGTGCTGTCGACCAAAGAACGGCTGGACGCGATGTCGGATCGGGCGATGCGGGCCGGTGAGTTGCTTCGGACTCGGGTGGATGTGGAGCGGAGCGCGCAGAACCAGGATTTGCTGGAGAGCATGAACAAGCGCGCGGATTTGCAGCTTCGCCTGCAACGCACGGTCGAGGGGCTGTCGGTGGTGGCGATCAGTTACTACGCGGTGTCGCTGGCGGGGTATCTTCTCTACCCGCTGACCGAGCCGACGGGGATGTCGAAGGAGATGCTGACGGCGATCGTGGCGCTGCCGGTGGTGGCGGCGGTGTGGTGGATGATCAAGCGGGTGCGCGACAAGTTGGATTAG